ATACTGACCGTTTAGGCCAAGAAAAACAAAAGAACGATTTGCTTCGGCATTTATTAGAGGACTTTGGTAAACAAATGTTAGATTTAAGCCCAAAACGCGTGGGTGACCTAGACATCATAGGTAATGCCTATGAGTACCTTATCAAGCGCTTTGCCGCAGGCAGTGGCGCAACCGCAGGCGAATACTATACCCCTCCAGAGGTTTCAACCTTACTAGCTACCGTTTTAGAGCCCGTTGAAGGCGATCAGATCTGCGACCCATGTACTGGCAGTGGTTCATTACTTTTAAAGTGTGGCGCCATGGTGCGTAAAAATTCAGGTTCAAAAAAGTACGCTTTATTTGGACAAGAAGCCATTGGCTCAACATGGGCACTGGCGAAAATGAACATGTTCCTTCATGGTGAAGACAACCACCGCATTGAATGGGGTGACACCATTCGTCACCCACAGTTATTAGATAAGGACAGTACAGGCTTATTACATTTTGATGTGGTAACAGCCAACCCGCCATTTTCGTTAGATAAGTGGGGCCATGACGATGCGGAAAACGACCCTTATGGCCGCTTTCGTCGTGGCGTACCTCCAAAAACCAAAGGCGATTACGCCTTTATCAGCCACATGATTGAGACATTAAAGCCAGAGACAGGTCGTATGGGCGTAGTTGTGCCACATGGCGTGTTATTTCGTGCATCAACGGAAGGAAAAATTCGTCAAAAACTGATTGAAGAAAACCTGCTAGATACTGTGATTGGTTTGCCTGAAAAACTGTTTTTCGGCACAGGTATTCCGGCGGCTATCTTAATATTCAAAAAGCACAAAACCGATAACAACGTCTTATTTATTGATGCTAGCCGAGAGTTCAAGTCGGGCAAGAATCAAAACCAATTAACTCCTGATAATATCCAAAAAATTATAGACACCTACAAAGCGCGTAAAACAACGGATAAGTATTCCTACCTTACGAGCTTTGATGAAATCAAAGAAAACGACTTTAACCTCAACATTCCTCGCTATGTCGATACCTTTGAAGAAGAAGCGAAGATTGATTTAGTGGCAGTCCGCACTGAGCGTGTGCAACTGAAAAATGAACTGCAAACCCTTGAAACTGAAATGGAAGGCTACTTGAAGGAGTTGGGGTATGGTGCCTAACGGGTGGAGTTTAGGTTTTTTTTCTGATGGAATTGAGTTGATTTCTGGACAGCATGTTGAAGTAAAGTTTGTAAACTCACTTGGAAATGGTAAGCCATACTTAACAAGTCCTGCAGATTTTTCGCACGATAATATAAATGTTACTAAATTTACTGAACAAGCTAAAAAGGAATGCCTTGCAGGTGACTTACTGATTACAGTCAAAGGCTCAGGAACAGGTAAAGTAATTGAAGCTGATGATTCATACGCTATCAGTCGTCAACTTATGGCCGTAAGAGCAACATCTTTCGACCCTAAGTTTTGTTTCTATAATTTAGTTGCAAGCATCAAGAGATATGAAGGAGCGGCAGCTGGTCTAATACCAGATCAAGAAATCGAGCTATTAGAGCTATTAGAGCAACAACTCTCAGACTTAAAACAAGAAAAAAAACGCTAATGCAGTAGTTGTTAACAGGTAAGCGCAGAGTCAAATTAAACTAAAAGGAGTTAGTATCATGAGTGAAGATAAGAAATTAGCGAAAGATCACCTGATATTTAAACAAGGTCTGGAAAGCTTATTTGGCGAACAAGAGAGCCTTGATGAAGGCATTGAAAAAATAAGGACTAAGCTTTCAGATCTTACCAACATTAAAAATCTTCACTTTTTGCTGGGAGCAGGCGCGAGCTCAGATGCCATACCAGCAATGGGGCCACTAATAGAAAAAGTAACAGCACGAGTCGAAGACGCAGAAACGTCCAATCAATTAGCTGCTCACCCGGACAAGCTACAACACAGTGAGTTAAAGAGACAATTTGACTTAGTCAAAGATGTTTCCCCTAACAACCTTGAAAATATTCTTGGTACATTATATTCAAAACGTGAGTACTTAAAAGGCATTGGTCAAACAGACAGTCTCAATGATTTCCTTATCGAATTGATTGAGTCTCAGATTTATTCAGCCATCAACATCGACTGTAACTCTACTCAGGCTAAACTCTCTCTTAGCTTGTATAAAAAGCTTTATCAAAAGTTAGCCCTGAGGAATAAGGATCTCGCAAGGGTAAATATATTCACTACTAACAATGATCTACTTAGTGAGACCGCTTTGGGCTTCCTCAATATCAACTACAACAATGGTTTTAGCAGTGGCCTTGCTCGCACGTTTAACCCCGCACGTTTCTCGTACACATTCTCCAGAAAAGTTGATCCTAGTGTTGAAAAATATGAACCACTAGAAAACATGGTTTATCTATACAAACTGCACGGCTCAATCAGTTGGGTTGAATCCGATGACAATTCTTTTTTCAATATTAAAGAAGTCGATGTCATCCCAAACATGCACGCACAAGATAAGAACGTGCTTATCTATCCAACTCCGCTGAAGCAAAATAAGAGCTTGGGGTCGCCCTATGCCGATCTTATCAGGGAATTTCAAAATAAACTGTTACTTCAGCACGGAGTGCTAATAGTCATTGGTTATAGCTTTAGTGACGAGCATATCAACAATGCTATTTATGCTGCTTTGGCATCTAATTCAACACTGAGCGTGATCATTTTCGGTAACTATCATCCATCTGAAAACCTTACAAGGTTAACTGATAGACGAATATATCAAATATCTGGTGAAGTTGAACTTTCTCCTGACGACGGTACAAGCACTAAAAAAGAAAAAATTCATTACTTTAACTACATCGTGAATAACTTTATCCCTGATTTAGACCGCAATAAGGAAAGTGAAGTACTTGAAGAATTTATAAAATCAATCAAGTCGCT
This genomic stretch from Marinomonas primoryensis harbors:
- a CDS encoding type I restriction-modification system subunit M → MTTNQINQDDINKAVWNACDTFRGVISADTYKDFILTMLFLKYISDVYKDDYNKLTEQYGDNPELINAMMSKQRFVLPEGASFWDLYEKRFEAGNGERIDKALHALEEANGSKLKNVFQDISFNTDRLGQEKQKNDLLRHLLEDFGKQMLDLSPKRVGDLDIIGNAYEYLIKRFAAGSGATAGEYYTPPEVSTLLATVLEPVEGDQICDPCTGSGSLLLKCGAMVRKNSGSKKYALFGQEAIGSTWALAKMNMFLHGEDNHRIEWGDTIRHPQLLDKDSTGLLHFDVVTANPPFSLDKWGHDDAENDPYGRFRRGVPPKTKGDYAFISHMIETLKPETGRMGVVVPHGVLFRASTEGKIRQKLIEENLLDTVIGLPEKLFFGTGIPAAILIFKKHKTDNNVLFIDASREFKSGKNQNQLTPDNIQKIIDTYKARKTTDKYSYLTSFDEIKENDFNLNIPRYVDTFEEEAKIDLVAVRTERVQLKNELQTLETEMEGYLKELGYGA
- a CDS encoding SIR2 family protein gives rise to the protein MSEDKKLAKDHLIFKQGLESLFGEQESLDEGIEKIRTKLSDLTNIKNLHFLLGAGASSDAIPAMGPLIEKVTARVEDAETSNQLAAHPDKLQHSELKRQFDLVKDVSPNNLENILGTLYSKREYLKGIGQTDSLNDFLIELIESQIYSAINIDCNSTQAKLSLSLYKKLYQKLALRNKDLARVNIFTTNNDLLSETALGFLNINYNNGFSSGLARTFNPARFSYTFSRKVDPSVEKYEPLENMVYLYKLHGSISWVESDDNSFFNIKEVDVIPNMHAQDKNVLIYPTPLKQNKSLGSPYADLIREFQNKLLLQHGVLIVIGYSFSDEHINNAIYAALASNSTLSVIIFGNYHPSENLTRLTDRRIYQISGEVELSPDDGTSTKKEKIHYFNYIVNNFIPDLDRNKESEVLEEFIKSIKSLKDKK